In Solanum pennellii chromosome 7, SPENNV200, the following are encoded in one genomic region:
- the LOC107025382 gene encoding uncharacterized protein LOC107025382, which translates to MCCGGRMCMLCVCLIAIVVAIGFLFGFGVFKNGFHKLKDTFHLADDCINAVASHCSSSRPFLGFPRPNATAPSPLN; encoded by the coding sequence ATGTGTTGCGGAGGAAGAATGTGTATGCTGTGTGTATGCTTAATAGCAATTGTGGTGGCGATTGGTTTTTTGTTCGGATTTGGAGTTTTCAAAAATGGATTTCATAAATTGAAGGATACTTTTCATCTCGCTGATGATTGTATCAATGCTGTTGCATCTCACTGTTCTTCTTCAAGGCCTTTTCTAGGTTTTCCTCGTCCTAATGCGACTGCTCCTTCGCCATTGAATTAG